TCGTTTCTGTGTTCacctctttttctgtttttcactatTCTGTAAGGTTCTCAGTTTCAGACAGGTTTAATTCTTCACTGTATATTTGCTGCAATCGAAAACTACAAATGATCATATGTGATACATAATCACAGAGAGGAACGCGAAGCTACAGAAACAAGTGAAAAGCAAAACTAAAAGGGTACAGCATTAAAAAGTATACTCTAAACATATGAGACATTTCCATGAACAGTAAGAGAAGCTATTTAATCTCCCTGTGCAAGTAGCTAGATGGTTATACACtaaacagaaatactgaaatcaGCCCAGTCAATATACACAGTCCTTTGACCTTGAGGAATGGGAATTCAATTtgaaactatttaaaataattaattcagtAAGGACAATGCCGAATGTGGAAAAGTACTGAACTGAATGTGAAAGACAGATACAAACATagtaaaatcatgtttttatttaaccCTTTAAAGCTcatataaatgtagaaaaatacaaaaaaaatgaccattGATTCTTCTgcttgttgtattttttttttattatgtgatGTTCATGTATGAGACATAgttgtataaaataaacattgtgcatttattcattaattaaaaacaatgtcttttacaataaaaattcaCACTTTACATACACTCCCAAGAATAACTTTTAAAAGCCATAATAATGGCTAGTCCAAGAAAGACCTCAGTCAACACCTAGGGCTTCGTTCCATATTTCCACACCCTGGTGAAAAGGTAGGGCAATGAGAATATTCAACCAGATAGCCAGTCAACCAACAATCCAACCATCCACCCATCTATTCATTCAGTTCTGCAACAACCTAAATATTCAACAATTTGGCCTTGTAATTGTCCAAACACCCAATCTAGTAACCATCCAACCACCAAATAATCCAGCCATACTGCTGGAAATCCTGCACACCTTAGAGTTTGGACTTGGACTTCATGACCCTCTGGATCCATTTCACATAGTTGGACACCCTGGTGTAAACACCAGGCTTGTGGCTCCGCCCACAGCCATCCCCCCAGCTGATGATACCATATAAGAAGGACACTCCATTCTTAGTGCAAGCCAGTGGCCCTCCTGAATCTCCCTGTGTGAGGTACAGGGGTAAAGAttagcaaacaaacacaaacataatgTGTTGAAGGAGGGGGGTGTGtttgcagaaatgtttaaatatttacataaacaaTAACATCAGCCAAATAATGCCTAGAGAAGTAACAGAACAAACAAGAGAGGCTTGAAACCCTTCAGCACCTTGAAGTTTAATGGTATTGGAGCAGAACCAACAATATGGGTGATTTCACTTATGGGTCTTTCTAACAGTCACCTCCCAGCCATGTGCTTAGTCTGTGGATTTAATCTCAATGCACTATAAGACATTAAGAAACCATAAAGTTTACCCATTTTGCTTTTTACGTATTTGCTGAGCAGACTTGCCTACAAAATTACTTTGTGTTCAATTTAACCATTGTAACAGCAGTAAAGTTATGGATTTTCAGGTTAAGTGGTAATGAAAGAACCCCAGGACAGGGAGCTGAACTGATAAACAGAACATCATAGGTTCAGATCACAAAACATGTGACGATGGTACACAACATAAAagtgcacataaacacacactgtctgaaccacttgtcccatacggggttgcggggaaccagagcctaacctggcaactcagagtgtaaggctagaaggggaggggacacacccaggacaggacgccagtctgttgcaaggcaccccaagtgggactcgaaccccagacccaccggagagcaggacccggtccaacccactgcgccaccacgcccctgcaCATAAACAATACAACCTAAAAAACTGACAGCAAGAAAAACCTACCTGGCAAGCATCCACACATCGATGACTTCCAGCACAAAGCATGCTGGAAGTGACCTCTGCCCCATACACATCGGGCCTGGTGCACTGCTCAAATGGGACAATGTAGACCACCCCTTGCATCAGCTGAGCGGCATATGTCTTCGCCTCTGAGAAGAGGGacaatacaataaaactgtGATGAAATGGCTCAGGATGAAACAGGGCCTAGCAGAGGGCCAAATCCACATATCAGAAACTTACTCTCATACATGTGCCCCCAGCCTGTGATGTCACAGCAGTAATAGTCAGGGAAGGTGATATCTTCTCCAGGGAGGCATATTGGTCGTACAAATGGCGTGATTTTAGCACACCTGCCGTTCTCCTTCTTCAATTTAATGAGCACTGCAATTAGAGGAACATTTTGTCATAGAACTGCTGAAGCTGGAAAGCACACAGCTGATTATATAGGCTATAATGACAGATTTTAGAGTGTGTGGTCTTGTAAGGAAAGGGCCACACATGTAACTAAATCAGTGTACCCTAGATGAGCTTTCACCACCCTCCGTGTCCCGTGATGAGCTTTTTCACCCCTCATTTCTAACTCTGATTACTTCCATCCTGCTTGCAGATGCTGGCATGAGTGACAGCAGGCCTGGATGGAACCCAGACATAAGCACTATGTGTTGAGCTtaataataaagtttaaaatCAGGGCTGTGGAAAACTGCAGTTCTGGTACTTTTTAtgatggactgagcacacaatTATCATAAGAGATTCAGTATATGTAATCAGCCAGCAATTTCACAAAAGCATTTCCAAATCAGGTGTCAGCTGCCGCTGTCACTCTCCTGTCATTTTACACAGAACATCTCATGACATGCTCACAGCACAGCATGTAACTGACCATGAGGTTTGAAAAGTGAGGCTGTTTCATGGCCTGAGTGCTACCTACACAATCATCACAGAagccaaacacacagcaaaaccACAACAGACAACCTGTACAGGGATGATAGGAAATGCAATAATATCATAGCTCTTACTTATGTCACGAATGGTCTCTTACCTATGTCATGAACGGTAGGATTAAACACAGAATACCGATCAGGAAATATGTACTTCTCAATGCGGTGAGATTTTGCATTGGGGCCCGTGTCGTTAAAGTAGTGCTGACCCAGAACTACACGGACTTGGGAAACCAAGGGGCTGCAAGAGAAATATAGCAATGGGGAAAAGCAGGTGGTTACAGAACTGGATGTTTGACCATCATGTACGGTCCTTTTCGCTATCCAGCTACAttattttcttctcctttgtcctcTCTGAACTTAAACCAGGGTGACTCTTACTTGCCAGAGAAGCAGTGTGCTGCTGACACCACCCAGCAGGAGGCAATCAGGGTCCCAGCACAGAAAGACTCCCCAAAGTAGATAGCAGCCATCCAGGGGTGAGCTCCAGGCAGAGTAGCATGGCCACCCAGGATGCGTGGTCGTGGGACCCTCTTCTTATGTTTGGTCCCACAAGAGACAGGTCGACTTGGCTTGGGAGTGGCCACCGTGGGCGGCAGGCTGCTTGGTTTCATCAGGCGTGTAAAAACTATaggtgggtggaggaggaggagcaccaTCAACATGTTTCAACAAGTTCTGTAAACATTAAAGGAATTTAGCAAAGTGCAGAAAAGATACATGCTGGTCCAATGTTGACAGATACTTTGGCCTCTGTTACCATGGAAGCTTTATACTGTACATTGGGGTGACATGACACAACCTTACTGTGAGTAACCATCCATTGCTGGTAGTACCTCAAAATTTATGTGCTACTGGACTATTTAAATCAAACACAATTAGGtgaaaacacatacagtactttgCAATGTAGTCAAGAAATGGGTAGaatttacagtaaatgcatTTCAAAGAATAAATCAATGATTTCAGTCCTtcaccattcattcattatcagtgaCACCTCATCCTAATGCACAGTTGCAATGCTCTGGAAGCTATCCCGGAAGAACAGGCCACAAAGCAGAATACTGGGCATCATCTCCCAATGgatttatataaaaattaaaaccatttgACActcaatatacacacatataagaAATGAAAGTGTTTAAATCAAAGGCTGTACAGAAACATTGTGCGCCTGTGGCATTCTGGTACTCACTGACAGGCGGCCTACAGGACGGGATGTCACAGTACTCCCAGGAGATGGCAGAATTTTTCAGCGTGTAACACCATGGCATTGAGTCTCCATCTGGGTTCCTGTATGATACACCGCGGGCATCACTGTGCTGCAAACTCCCTCTCACAAACAGCTTGTCTCCCTCTTCCCAGTGCAGAACTGAGGCCTTTCAGCAAAGCATTTGTGTTCACAGCCACAATCAATAGTAAAATGTCAGAATCCAACACCACAAAGTATGAAAATTCCTGTGCCAGCAGTCTAACACACATGCCCACATACCTACAGAATGCGTGTTCTCCCAAGCCCAGCAGGGCAGCACTCTCCACGTTGGCTACAGTCAATTCATCATGCAGAAGCTCGGAATTCCAGGCCAGGCAATGAGCCCCGGAGAATGTGATGTTGGCTGTACCACGGTAATCCGTACCATTCATCCAATAGCAGTCTGCCCCAAGGGCTGCGCAAAGGGAATGAGTCTGCATTAGCAGGAAAGAGCAGTGCACAGAGCCACTGGGAGCCCACTATATAGCAAGTTTACACAAACATGATTTATACACACTTCTCAGCACACTCTGGAAACACCCTATCAGTTTTTGGGAACTTCGGTGTTGGCGTGTAACTTCAGGAAGCACTCACTGATGCTGCAGTGCGGACCCGCAAAGCCAGGCCGGCAAGCACACACAGCTTCTCCCGTGGAGGTGATTGTCCGGCACACCCCTTCATTCTGGCATGGGTTAGAGGTGCAGGCTGCATATAAAAGCAAACAGCAAGACGTTTcaaatgcaaacacaggaaaccCCCACACAGGTTCCTTCAAAACAGATGCACTGCATTTTTTCATCCTCCTGTGATAGTGGAAAAAACTTGGAAAGTTGGCTACAGCGCAATCATCAGGACATTCACCCGCTTGTGGTGAAAACTGACATCAGTCTAAAGAATGAAGGACATTTATCAATGCCCCATTATCTATGTTTTCtcaagaaatttacatttattcatttagcagtcacttttctccaaagtgacatagatTGCAGAAGACAATATAaaaactgcagaagaaaaaacCCTGAAATATATCCTTGAAGATTCACGTCACAAAGTGCACTGTGCCAAAGGCATATATATGGTAAACATCCTGAAAGTCAGCGTATAAAGGATGGAAAATCTAGGACCCACTTATTGGACAGTGCCCCCAGACCATGCAGTTTTTCTATTTCAAACACTTTCCCAGCACTTACTATATTTTACAGCAGATCTTCTGTTTGGAGATTTTTTCAACAACTTTTTTAACCagatgaaatgtaaacatactgtaaGAATTTATGTCTGTCCCTACATCAACTGTAGATATCAGGAACAACAAGGGAAATGGAGGGGaaaatgtccattttcaaaTCACTTGTGACTTAACACAGCCGGAAGTTTAGCATTTCTTTAACCAAACCAGCTGAAGTGTTGTGAAGAGCCTAAAGGCAAGAGTGGGCAAAGAAGCATGAGTTGGCCTGGATGTGTGTAACCAGAAGCCTGGTAAGGTGTGAGGGACAGTAGCGTgggaagggaaggaaatgtCAGTAAGAGGAGTCACCCTGTTGGCCAACACAGAATGACATGTGAATAGAGATCAACATGATAAAACACAGCCATCGGCTCCTTATTATCCATACCTGCATATCGAACACGCTCACACTTGATCTCCCCGCCAACACAGGTGCACTGTTCCACAGTGTGCAGATGGATCCTCCCCCAGGACTGAGAGGTGTCATAGTATCTCAGGTGCAGCTCCTCATAGCACTTCTCTgaacaaaggagaaaaagaaaaaaaagggtaaaaggACAAAGGGAGGAGGATGGACAGAGAGCTGAAGAAAGTatggaggaaggagaagaaacaaagagaaaagacaGAAGTGGAGAGACAAAGGAAACACAGGATAGGATGGGGTGAactgaaagaggagaaaaaggaTGAAGGAGGGCAGAATGGAGAGAAGATGAAGACAGACAAGAGGAGAATGAAAGAAGGTCTAAAAAGCTCAGAGTGATATAGGCAGAGGGTGGACTGGGCAACACACTGCAGGTCATCAGAGTATTTTGGAGAACCACAGAAAAATTGTTCCCTTCTAATCTTGTTGTTATTTTCCTACAGTATTCCCAAGTGTTGCTTGATGAGCTACACTCCTAGATTGTGCTGGGATTAAAACCATTTTATATGGCTGTAGTCCCAACTATGaacaccctgtgtgtgtgtgcacacatgaCTGAATGGGTGGGGGCAGGGCTCACCCTGCAAACACTGCCTCCCGGTGAAAGGCTCAAGGCAGCGGCACACGAAGGCCCGTCGGCCAGGGATGCTGATGCACAGCCCGCCGTTGGCACACGGGTTGTCGTCACATGGATCCACCGCTGCATGGGCAAACAGCAGCCATGAGCCAGGCATAGGGAGAGGGCTGCACTGGAGTTGTGGGGGCCACAGGGGGGTGGACCCAAAAGGACCACGTTCAAAGTGCATCTGACTTTTTCAACACACTTACTAGGGGTTGTTGGGTCTTCTGGGGCACAATAGCCCCACTGCCTGTCTCTGTCAAAGTTGGAAGTGGTCGAACACCTGAAATTCAAAGAACCAGAACCagagagaaaacatttaaaactgatttGCTGACAGAGatgaacagaaacatcaacactACAACTCTCTGATCACCCTTCGTGCTCAGTGTATCACAGACAGAATTGTGTCAATAGTCACAGCCTGATGGTATCGCTGTGACATGCACTCAGTGTGACGTGAGCACATCAAGTCTGGCACTCTGAGTGCTTTTAAGTAAATGACAAGCTGCTATTTTTATATTCCTATTTCCTACAGTTTGTCAGAAGTGCTGGCCAAAATCTGGACTACCTTTCATCTCTGGTCCAAAATTTTTCTGTAAGTTTACAACTGTATGTTTTatctgtaaaacattttcagagttTTACAAAGCTTAACTTTGGGAAAAGCACCCAATGAGATATTGTAATTCAAGTGGGTAATTCTGTAAACATGCATCTGCAGAGCCAAGTTGAGGACATAGAGCAGCACTATGTGGGGAAAGCCCAACCTGAATTACGCCCTGCTAGTCTTTGCAGATACCCAGTATTTATATGTATAGCGCATACTGCTAGAATGAATGAGCCACCTAGTTAGCTCTGTTCTAAAATCAGAAAACTCAGCCAGCATgtaaacaaaaattatattcagtgatttaaaaaatgtgcacacatTTGATGTTTATCACTCATTTGTTAGCCAAGTTGCGAGGTGCCAAGATGTTACCAATGAAGATTTCCAACACTTGACCTAATGCATCATTTGTCAAAGCCCTTCTTTGTGCACAAAATATCTATCTCCAGTAAATTATCTAATCACCACTCTCTGTGCATGAAAGTATGCATACATTTTTGGGGACAATATGTGTTTatgaaatgcaataataaagCTTAAGTTTTGACAGTTTCAAATAAGTACAAGAGAATAAGTAGCTGTGATAATCCTTAGACATATGTACTTATGTTTCACACTGTCAACGATGAAGCAAATGTGACTATCAGACAATTACCATGAAACACTAACCCAACACTTTGTCTTACCACAAGCGCGATGATGGAGTGGGGAGACACTGATGGCGAAGGATCCCAGCGTATCGGAAGGGGAACCTGCATTCTTGCCCATCCACGGTGAGGACTGGAGTACATGTGTCAGTGTTAAAGCACTTGTCCAAAACAAAGGCCCAACTGAGCCACAGTTATGTAGTTCTTGAGAAACACCGTCATATACAGCCATCTACAGCGTTATAtcacagtactttttttttttttttttctacctttgTTGAGACCATTCCTGTCTGTGGTCCTTGAACTCAAAACCTTCTGTCCTGAGAAGTCAGGCTGGAGACACAGAAACCCTCATTAACATTAAAGCAATATGCATATTGCTGCGTGTTGTcatgtgtgcaaaaaaaacattgactGACATGTATAATGTGTGTCCAGCTGGCCAAATTATGTCCACAGGAGGCAACAGGTAGAGGCGAGTTGGAAGTGTAAAAAACGTTTACATTCATTGTCATTCACACTGTAAACAAGTGTCATTAAATGATTTTATAATTAACTGTTTAACATATTTATTCGCGAACAAATCAACTCTTTACCTTATAGGTCATTAACTTATTATCTTTCTAAGTCATAACTTATTATTATCAACTCATAACGGGTCTTCTCACAACGAGCGTAAAACTGTCCTCCGTCCAGCAGGAGGGGCGGAGGAGCTGAAGCCTGAGGTTTAAAAAATATCGGAGAATATGAAAAGTTTGAGGTAAAAAGTCGGGGAAGTTTGACTATAAAAATCTGAGATTTAGATTCGGAGACGCCTGAGCATAAAAACTGTGAGGTAAAAAGTAATAAGTCATACGTCTGAGTATAAAAAGAGTGaggtaaaattttttaaaaaagtgaaaaaaaaaagtatagaaGAGTCTGAGGTAAAAAAGTGAGGTAAAAAAAATCGAGGACGTCTGACTCTGATTATAAGTGTCAGGGAAAATGATGAGTCAGAAGTGAAAAGAGTGAGATAAActtaaaagtgaagaaaaaagtaagagCCTGAGGTAAAAAGTAAGGTAAAATCGAGGatgtattattataaaatagTCTGAGTATAAAAAGAGTGAAGTAAACTTaaacaagtgaagaaaaagtATAGGAGTCTGAGGTAAAAGTAAGGTAAAAAATCGAGGACGTCTGACTCTGATTATAAAAAAATGAGTCAGAAGTCTGAGTATAAAAAAAAGAGTGaggtaaacatgaaaaaaaaacaagtttaagtGTAAGAAAAAAGCCAGAGGTAAGGAAGTCATCGAAGTCAGAGTATAAAAGAAACTGGGGTAAAAGTCGAAAGTataaacaagttaaaaaaaaaaaaaaaaaaaaagtccaaactGTCAAGCTATAATATATAGCGAGCCTAGTATCAAGCATTCTGaggttgattaaaaaaaaaaaaaaaagcgctagGAACAGTGTGCGATGAACCAGACGTTCGATTACTTACCCAACTACGGACTCCGAAGACTTGAAAcgggaagagcagcagcagcagcgcgcgTCTCGTGCTCATTTCGGACGGTAACGAGAGATACGGAGTCACAGGCGCGCGTCCCCGCTCACAGCGCCGGGGTGGAAAGGGCGGAGGGAACTGTGCGTCATGGGGGACCTCGTGGGGACATGGACTCACCGTTTGTTGCCATGGGGGTTGACTTTCACTAGCGTGGTATATCGGACTCCCAGGCCAcgggctcgggggggggggacgtgcACTCCAGCGGTGCGAATCAGCACCTCGAACGTGTTTGCGGTGCTGTTTTCCCACCAGTCCGTCATTAGAGCCATAAGTAACTGCAGTGTGATTAGTGTGTAATGACTGGTGTGTGGTGTTCGTGCCCCAACATTTTCATTAGAAAGGAGTATTGATTTCAGCCCTGTTTCATATACAGTAGTGTTTATATCTATTTCTGACCGTGACCACAGATGACAAACTTTCTAACCTttacagcagtaataataataattgcatgaATCTATTATTTATACCTGCTTGTCAAGCCTGGGTGATGTTGGTCCAGGGCCAGGCTGTCCCAGAAGCACCGGGTGTCTCATTGGGTGAGACattgctgctgtcttacagtgcctgggtggtgtgagaggacatgggttcgatccttgctcagtctgtgcggagtttgcatattctctgcatgtctgcgtgggtttcctctgggtgctctggtttcctcccacagtccaaagacatgctgttcaggttcacccatagtgtgtgagtgacagagagagagtgtgttccactgatgtatggatgagtgaccctttgtaagtagtgtatctagcagtgtaagtcaccttggtgaataagggctgtgggctgataacactacagagttcattggaaggtgctgtggagaaaagcatctgctaaataaataaatgtaaatctcagtcCAGCACAGAGCAATCACTCACACACGTTACAGGAAATTCAATCACCAGCCTATCTGAAACACAACTTTGGACTACGGCTGGAAGCTCACGTGAAGACAAGAACAACAtgccaaccacacacacactgagctgtattcgaacccagagcccaggagccgTGCGGTACCAATGCGAGCCACTGTGCTGCCGTGCCGCTGGTATTAATCCCCTTGCTACAATCTGTGTTTGATCGTGTACTCAGCAGTACCAGGATGTTGTTACAGCAGTCCACCACTCAGCCGCACTTTGCATCTG
Above is a genomic segment from Scleropages formosus chromosome 5, fSclFor1.1, whole genome shotgun sequence containing:
- the hgfac gene encoding hepatocyte growth factor activator isoform X1, whose product is MSTRRALLLLLFPFQVFGVRSWPDFSGQKVLSSRTTDRNGLNKVLTVDGQECRFPFRYAGILRHQCLPTPSSRLWCSTTSNFDRDRQWGYCAPEDPTTPTVDPCDDNPCANGGLCISIPGRRAFVCRCLEPFTGRQCLQEKCYEELHLRYYDTSQSWGRIHLHTVEQCTCVGGEIKCERVRYAACTSNPCQNEGVCRTITSTGEAVCACRPGFAGPHCSITLGADCYWMNGTDYRGTANITFSGAHCLAWNSELLHDELTVANVESAALLGLGEHAFCRNPDGDSMPWCYTLKNSAISWEYCDIPSCRPPVIFTRLMKPSSLPPTVATPKPSRPVSCGTKHKKRVPRPRILGGHATLPGAHPWMAAIYFGESFCAGTLIASCWVVSAAHCFSGNPLVSQVRVVLGQHYFNDTGPNAKSHRIEKYIFPDRYSVFNPTVHDIVLIKLKKENGRCAKITPFVRPICLPGEDITFPDYYCCDITGWGHMYEKAKTYAAQLMQGVVYIVPFEQCTRPDVYGAEVTSSMLCAGSHRCVDACQGDSGGPLACTKNGVSFLYGIISWGDGCGRSHKPGVYTRVSNYVKWIQRVMKSKSKL
- the hgfac gene encoding hepatocyte growth factor activator isoform X2 yields the protein MSTRRALLLLLFPFQVFGVRSWPDFSGQKVLSSRTTDRNGLNKVLTVDGQECRFPFRYAGILRHQCLPTPSSRLWCSTTSNFDRDRQWGYCAPEDPTTPKKCYEELHLRYYDTSQSWGRIHLHTVEQCTCVGGEIKCERVRYAACTSNPCQNEGVCRTITSTGEAVCACRPGFAGPHCSITLGADCYWMNGTDYRGTANITFSGAHCLAWNSELLHDELTVANVESAALLGLGEHAFCRNPDGDSMPWCYTLKNSAISWEYCDIPSCRPPVIFTRLMKPSSLPPTVATPKPSRPVSCGTKHKKRVPRPRILGGHATLPGAHPWMAAIYFGESFCAGTLIASCWVVSAAHCFSGNPLVSQVRVVLGQHYFNDTGPNAKSHRIEKYIFPDRYSVFNPTVHDIVLIKLKKENGRCAKITPFVRPICLPGEDITFPDYYCCDITGWGHMYEKAKTYAAQLMQGVVYIVPFEQCTRPDVYGAEVTSSMLCAGSHRCVDACQGDSGGPLACTKNGVSFLYGIISWGDGCGRSHKPGVYTRVSNYVKWIQRVMKSKSKL